One genomic window of Biomphalaria glabrata chromosome 9, xgBioGlab47.1, whole genome shotgun sequence includes the following:
- the LOC129928019 gene encoding uncharacterized protein LOC129928019 gives MFQIEDLCNEEANKAYEEFYATMKDYLTSKLLIIANKYETIDFPFHCIQRLDIQVKMEMTIDQFKGYMASCHFWPPYSQANPTTSILEDFMIRIQRIFGNGTTSSAEVNIKVYRKIFLVLGRNHR, from the exons ATGTTTCAAATTGAGGATCTGTGCAATGAAGAGGCGAACAAAGCTTACGAAGAG TTTTATGCAACGATGAAGGATTATCTCACTTCAAAACTTCTGATTATCGCAAACAAGTACGAAACAATTGATTTTCCTTTTCATTGTATTCAAAG GTTGGACATTCAAGTAAAGATGGAAATGACCATTGACCAGTTTAAAGGCTACATGGCCTCTTGTCATTTTTGGCCACCATACTCTCAAGCCAATCCAACAACTAGTATTTTAGAAGACTTTATGATCAG GATACAACGTATCTTTGGCAATGGGACCACGTCCTCAGCAGAAGTAAACATAAAGGTTTACAGAAAAATTTTTCTAGTCCTTGGAAGAAACCACAGATGA